Below is a genomic region from Pleuronectes platessa chromosome 2, fPlePla1.1, whole genome shotgun sequence.
atcaatgtcttgagacccatttggtacagttttacatggttgaggtcagtggatgaggaggaatacatccaagtgtaagacaagcaaaaaacaagacatttcctgtagccaccagggggcgctgtaatttcaagtcataatttctgtgtagatgtcatcaggatggcacccttgtcttacatgtctagtttggactcgattggacaatgtatgtccgagatacagaacctcgtgttttgatggcgtttaatcaaactcaagacgccacgccacggtcacacggtgtgacgaaaggtcaatctcttaatcactttttatctccatcttgttgtgatggcactgatcttaatttgaagttaatctgatgaaagccctgggacaagtgcatcaagtaaaaatgtggaatatggaaaaaaaatggccacttaatccaaaatggcggcctccctgtttggtcaagcatacctatccaagatattttttagtttgttatgaaacgacacatgtcccgatagatttgtataaatgtcggccatcgtagtgccggggttgccctatagggggcgctggtcagtttttttgccacgcccatttcttaaaaccatatgaatatcttcaggggggggctgttgttacacacatgtagtttgagagagatagaatcatgaacactgaagttacagcaatttcgtgtttcacggcgagttgatgaactttaatgccacgcctttcatatggcgtttgacgaaaagtcacggtaatcttatgtcttcattgtcaatgtcttgggacccatttgatacagtttgacatggttgaggtcagtggatgaggagaaattcatccaagtgtaagacaagcaaaaaacaagacatttcctgttgccaccagggggcgctgcggttttaagtcatcatttatgcatagatgtcatcaggcggggactattgtcttacatgtctagtttggacttgattggaacatgtatgtccgagatacagatgcccgtgttttgatggcgtgtaaccaatttttaacgccatgccacggtcacacggtgtgataaaaaaaaaatccctcaatcattttttatctccatcttgttgtgatgacactcatctgaatttgaagttgatctgatgaaagccctgggacaagtacgtaaaagtaaaaatgtgggatattgccgaaatggccactaaaagcaaaatggcggacttcctgttgcgtttttcataatgctccatgagactttttttcatgactggtcacgatacacctatatccagattttgatgaaaatccgttatgtggaaacctaggggctggttccagggggcgctgtagagccattttgccacccccaattccaattactccagaatactaaaatatccgcagaccttgaatttcctgcaaagtttcataactttttgaacatgtctagaccctgaaaaagccccccaaagggaaataataataacaagacatttcctgttgccaccagggggcgctgcggttttaagtcatcatttatgcatagatgtcatcaggcggggactattgtcttacatgtctagtttggacttgattggaacatgtatgtccgagatacagatgcccgtgttttgatggcgtgtaaccaatttttaacgccatgccacggtcacacggtgtgataaaaaaaaaatccctcaatcattttttatctccatcttgttgtgatgacactcatctgaatttgaagttgatctgatgaaagccctgggacaagtacgtaaaagtaaaaatgtgggatattgccaaaatggccactaaaagcaaaatggcggacttcctgttgcgtttttcataatgctccatgagactttttttcatgactggtcacgatacacctatatccagattttgatgaaaatccgttatgtggaaacctaggggctggttccagggggcgctgtagagccattttgccacgcccaattccaattactccagaatactaaaatatccgcagaccttgaatttcctgcaaagtttcataactttttgagcatgtctagaccctgaaaaagccccccaaagggaaataataataataataataataataataataataataaaaatccttacagattcaatagggcctctcaccattcggtgctcgggccctaataataataaaaatccttacagattcaatagggcctctcaccattcggtgctcgggccctaataacatttgtattggaagctatcaaatctgcaccatcagctaatgtagtcatccttataaatcctaaacatctcatttaattcaattcaaaaatatatcaggcagcactatgttgacatgtgaccatcaaatactacaaattgcagcactgactgagctttctcataggtttgacccaatagttaatactttctccaggcttcagaagagagtttccctttaagtgccacaataagaatccttttccaacaggttggacatctccatccaggacaggtcccactgcacctccgtcacatccaacttggtggcaggaagcacccctgctggaacttcctgttcggaaactggccagcagctccaagtgcagaacttctggtaccttcaagaaaatacaacaggcagtgaataatttacttcaccacctgttgggctcgtcgttcatgcagtagaaagtaggaagtcaagacggatgtagattttataaatactaacctgtagtgacaaacgagccaaacagtcaaaggaatgactATCAGAAGGAGAGCCCgacatgaagcaatgatccatttccaggaacctgatcaagacgacacaatacttgtttaaataaataaaactgttataataacaacaacaattggatttccaatcaacttggcagacagatgtagtaagtgtcaggaaagggcccactgtattttggtattaagctgatccagtcattttttatctctttctttaactttgtgcttttaaaacgtaCTTTAAcgaccttaatgaaaaaaatctgccgtatgtagaggactgatatctatgtgtgtgaaatgtggtgcggcttgattgtatttaaggggactgctgggccttggtgaatatgcgctctactgagtcccattctagtttctttcatctcattagatcctgagggatcttcctgatgaaattagaccttgatgaaaagacagagcaggaggagaaccagacaaccaaaaggcttcacaaaataatggaaaatgtgttgattaatattgagtatttcctccaaaacaagtagatgtatatcaataagaaaaataccagtggatgctggagtctcctctgatgtgaagttttcctaaaagaaacaacagttgatatgtgacactgatccacttctatagaacagacagcagagtgatgatgttcagctgacctctgtctggtctcactgataaccagctctctggactctgcagctgtctgtcttgggacgcacacctgtagaagccttcatcttcccgtgtcacattcttaagagtcatctttatgactcggtctgaaccggacaaactgttagagtcaatcaatgctccgtttttaaagaagctggtttgtttgtgtttgccgctctgatactgacaacacaaggtgacatcgtcagccgtaaacacaggggaggcttgggtcttcagaatgaTGTCGCCATCTGTGGGAGAATTatagaaggcaagattgaactcctacttcttttatGTTACCTTTGTATTAAATACAGTCCTATTTAATCATCAGTGCTACACAGAAGTCATGGTTTCTTCTTGAGTTTGTCCTGAAACTTCTCTGTTACACAAGACTCACAGCTTACTGTAATGTTGACTGCGTTGCTGCGGCCCCTGGTGCCCTCACACCagtacactccactggtcccacTGGTAGCAGTGAACACAAATGCTTCAGACTTGTATGGGCTCATGCTACCTCCTGGCGGTGAATAGTGAACGGTGAGGTTTGAGGTCCCTGCTTTTAGGTCAGGAGAGAAATGCACCACCTTCCACCCTGAGGAGTTAGTCTGAGATGTGAGGCACTGCAGAGTGAAACACTCCCCACTGAACATCTGTCTGGTGtcaggagtcagagagagcAAGGGAGGGGGCAACTCTAGGACACAGGTtgatagagagaaaaagaaaaggggagagaagatgagagaagcaacagaaacagtctgagattgaggCTTTTCAGACGTATCCTGGTTTGACGATTGTCCAATCTGTGATGGACATAACTGAAATAGCCACATATCttgacaaaatgtcagaaacaacacaaaaacagagatgtgtttggCATAGTCAGAAAGTTTGGACAACCAATCAGGGATGAGTAAAGTCATTTGAAAGCAATCCATCGATGTGTCTGCCATTGTTACCTCtgccgaggtcagaggtcatgttttcacccctgtctgtttgtttgtaaggaaaataacacaagaaCAACCCAACAGATTTGCAGGGAACTTGGTGGAACAATTTGGTTTGAGTCATAGAAGAAGCCATTATATTTGGATCTTCCtgtaacattttgagat
It encodes:
- the LOC128458553 gene encoding uncharacterized protein LOC128458553; translated protein: MADTSMDCFQMTLLIPDWLSKLSDYAKHISVFVLFLTFCQDMWLFQLCPSQIGQSSNQDTSEKPQSQTVSVASLIFSPLFFFSLSTCVLELPPPLLSLTPDTRQMFSGECFTLQCLTSQTNSSGWKVVHFSPDLKAGTSNLTVHYSPPGGSMSPYKSEAFVFTATSGTSGVYWCEGTRGRSNAVNITVSYGDIILKTQASPVFTADDVTLCCQYQSGKHKQTSFFKNGALIDSNSLSGSDRVIKMTLKNVTREDEGFYRCASQDRQLQSPESWLSVRPDRGKLHIRGDSSIHWFLEMDHCFMSGSPSDSHSFDCLARLSLQVPEVLHLELLASFRTGSSSRGASCHQVGCDGGAVGPVLDGDVQPVGKGFLLWHLKGNSLLKPGESINYWVKPMRKLSQCCNL